From a single Mesorhizobium shangrilense genomic region:
- a CDS encoding 2-aminoethylphosphonate ABC transporter permease subunit: MSEAVAAAAPGVRREPGKFWIVPPAALLTLLFFYPLALIARQAFLDDSGVANAAEVISVLHSRFFLNALINTVTISVAATAGCLIVGLVLALILAFVPFPGSGFIARLIDTFIALPTFLVTLAFTFLYGSAGMLNAGLMEAFSLPLPPVDFLYSTWGVVLAEVTVYTPFILRPLLAAFSLVDRGQIEAASVLGARPFRIVRQVIMPAAIPALIAGGSLCLLLTVNEFGIVLFIGAKGVITLPLLIYSKAIQESAYQVACIIAVINVALSLGLFGLYRLAAGRLGA; the protein is encoded by the coding sequence GTGTCTGAGGCCGTCGCCGCTGCCGCGCCGGGCGTCAGGAGAGAACCCGGCAAATTCTGGATCGTGCCGCCCGCGGCACTGCTGACGCTGCTGTTCTTCTACCCGCTGGCGCTCATTGCCCGGCAGGCCTTCCTCGACGACAGCGGCGTTGCCAATGCTGCCGAAGTCATCAGCGTCCTGCATTCGCGCTTCTTCCTCAATGCGCTGATCAACACGGTGACGATCTCGGTTGCCGCGACAGCCGGATGCCTGATCGTCGGCCTCGTGCTGGCGCTGATCCTGGCCTTCGTGCCGTTTCCCGGCAGCGGCTTCATCGCCCGGCTGATCGACACTTTCATCGCACTGCCGACCTTCCTGGTCACGCTCGCCTTCACCTTTCTCTACGGCTCCGCCGGCATGCTCAATGCCGGACTGATGGAAGCCTTCTCGTTGCCGCTGCCTCCCGTCGATTTCCTCTATTCGACCTGGGGCGTGGTGCTGGCCGAAGTCACCGTCTACACGCCCTTCATCCTGCGGCCGCTGCTCGCCGCCTTTTCGCTGGTCGATCGCGGCCAGATCGAGGCGGCAAGCGTGCTTGGCGCGCGGCCGTTCCGCATTGTCCGGCAGGTCATCATGCCGGCGGCCATTCCCGCGCTCATTGCCGGCGGCAGTCTGTGCCTGCTTTTGACGGTCAACGAATTCGGCATCGTGCTGTTCATCGGCGCCAAGGGCGTCATTACCTTGCCGCTGCTGATCTACAGCAAGGCGATCCAGGAATCGGCCTATCAGGTCGCTTGCATCATCGCCGTGATCAACGTCGCGCTGTCGCTAGGCCTGTTCGGGCTCTATCGCCTGGCCGCCGGCCGGTTGGGAGCCTAG
- a CDS encoding ABC transporter ATP-binding protein: protein MSAVAFTGTSVMDIDAAKVRGAGSNVHFDKVSVAYGAHVVLHPLTLDIAPGEILAMIGPSGSGKTTALRAVAGFVRPASGRIRIGTTDVTDLPPYERGLGMVVQNYALFPHMRVEDNVAFGLRAQGAEKALIAERVKEALATVGMSAYATRYPRELSGGQQQRVAIARALAVRPRVLLLDEPLSALDAQIRRNMVEEIARLHRNLPGLTILYVTHDQTEALTLADKIAIMRDGSVCSHGPTAELYQRPPNRFTAEFLGRANLLPVTVSEAAGSKGFATARHGDAVLTGAGRNEKAGDKSLLCIRPQHLSLTADSEHTNRIVGTLKEVHWQGELTHLVLDVDGTPVRASATRLPIALPEAGAKVPLFFAPADTSLVPEDAGV from the coding sequence ATGTCGGCTGTCGCCTTCACAGGTACCAGTGTCATGGACATCGACGCCGCGAAGGTTCGCGGCGCCGGTTCCAATGTTCACTTCGACAAGGTCAGCGTCGCCTATGGCGCGCATGTCGTCCTGCACCCGCTGACCCTGGATATTGCGCCGGGCGAAATCCTGGCCATGATCGGCCCGTCCGGCTCAGGCAAGACGACCGCCCTGCGTGCCGTGGCCGGTTTCGTGCGGCCCGCAAGCGGGCGGATCCGCATCGGCACGACCGACGTGACCGATCTGCCGCCCTACGAGCGCGGTCTCGGCATGGTGGTGCAGAACTACGCATTGTTTCCGCATATGCGGGTCGAGGACAACGTTGCCTTCGGGCTCAGGGCGCAAGGCGCTGAGAAGGCGCTGATCGCCGAGCGGGTCAAGGAAGCGCTCGCCACCGTCGGCATGTCGGCCTATGCGACGCGTTATCCGCGCGAGCTTTCGGGCGGACAGCAGCAGCGTGTTGCCATTGCAAGGGCGCTCGCCGTACGGCCGCGCGTGCTTCTGCTCGACGAGCCGCTTTCGGCGCTCGACGCGCAGATCCGCCGCAACATGGTCGAGGAGATCGCCCGTCTGCACCGCAACCTGCCGGGCCTGACCATCCTCTATGTCACCCACGACCAGACGGAAGCGCTGACGCTTGCCGACAAGATCGCCATCATGCGGGACGGTTCGGTCTGTTCGCATGGGCCGACGGCCGAACTCTACCAGCGTCCGCCCAACCGTTTCACCGCGGAGTTTCTCGGCCGTGCCAATCTCCTGCCGGTGACCGTTTCCGAAGCCGCTGGGTCGAAGGGTTTTGCCACGGCAAGGCATGGCGATGCGGTGCTCACGGGTGCTGGCCGCAACGAGAAGGCCGGCGACAAGAGCCTGCTGTGCATTCGTCCCCAGCATCTCAGCCTGACGGCCGACAGCGAGCATACCAACCGGATCGTCGGCACGCTGAAGGAAGTGCATTGGCAGGGCGAACTCACCCATCTCGTGCTCGATGTCGACGGCACGCCCGTGCGTGCCTCGGCGACAAGGCTGCCGATCGCCTTGCCCGAGGCGGGCGCCAAGGTGCCGCTCTTCTTTGCACCCGCCGACACATCGCTTGTTCCGGAAGACGCCGGTGTCTGA
- a CDS encoding 2-aminoethylphosphonate ABC transporter substrate-binding protein yields the protein MKSRNTAILVAFAAALSASAALVGPALADGVVTIYSADGLHDGNGSWYETEFAAFTKATGIKVQYIEAGSGGVVERVAKEKSNPQADVLVTLPPFVQRAAADGLLQDYKPEAASQIDGGTDKYRPLVNNYMNFIYNSAVLSEAPKSYTDLLAPKFKGKIQYSTPGQAGDGTAVMLQIIHAFGGEDAGFGFMKKLQDNNVGPSASTGKLTALVNKGELHVANGDLQMNMSQMADNPNIKVFWPAGPDGVRSTFALPYEIGLVTGAPNGDNGKKLIDFLLSKEAQSTVSSIAIGMPARKDVTPSDANFAKLQDAMKGVTIWSPNWDDALRKLPAYVKKWNEATGS from the coding sequence ATGAAATCACGAAATACAGCTATATTGGTGGCTTTCGCCGCCGCGCTCTCCGCCTCGGCGGCTCTTGTCGGACCGGCGCTCGCCGACGGCGTCGTCACCATCTATTCCGCCGACGGCCTGCATGACGGCAACGGCAGCTGGTACGAGACCGAATTCGCCGCCTTCACCAAGGCGACCGGCATCAAGGTGCAGTATATCGAGGCGGGTTCGGGCGGTGTCGTCGAGCGCGTCGCCAAGGAGAAGTCGAACCCTCAGGCCGACGTCCTGGTGACCTTGCCGCCCTTCGTCCAGCGCGCTGCCGCCGACGGCTTGCTGCAGGACTACAAGCCGGAGGCTGCCTCGCAGATCGATGGCGGCACCGACAAGTACCGGCCGCTGGTCAACAACTACATGAATTTCATCTACAACAGCGCCGTGCTTTCGGAAGCGCCGAAGAGCTACACCGACCTGCTCGCCCCCAAGTTCAAGGGCAAGATCCAGTATTCGACCCCCGGCCAGGCTGGCGACGGCACGGCCGTCATGCTGCAGATCATCCACGCCTTCGGTGGCGAGGATGCCGGCTTCGGCTTCATGAAGAAGCTGCAGGACAACAATGTCGGTCCATCCGCCTCTACCGGCAAGCTGACAGCGCTGGTGAACAAGGGCGAGCTTCATGTCGCCAACGGTGACCTGCAGATGAACATGTCGCAGATGGCCGACAATCCCAACATCAAGGTGTTCTGGCCGGCTGGCCCGGATGGCGTGCGCTCTACCTTCGCGCTGCCCTATGAGATCGGCCTGGTGACGGGCGCTCCCAATGGCGACAACGGCAAGAAGCTGATCGATTTCCTGCTTTCCAAGGAAGCGCAGTCGACGGTAAGCTCCATTGCCATCGGCATGCCCGCCCGCAAGGACGTGACGCCGAGCGACGCGAACTTCGCCAAGTTGCAGGATGCGATGAAGGGCGTGACGATATGGTCTCCGAATTGGGACGACGCGTTGCGCAAGCTTCCCGCCTACGTCAAGAAGTGGAACGAAGCGACCGGCAGTTGA
- a CDS encoding NAD(P)-dependent oxidoreductase, with product MKAVRTDRELECPGIDAGLRARGVELVTLPDGIPEADLMEAVADADLLLMCYTPITAGVIEAAPRLKGIVKYGVGIDAIDIPAAMRRGIPVVNVPEYAEETVAEGAFALMIALAKRLPAVTAAVSRDGWVWPERRWLGRDISGATLGLVGCGKIGRSMARMAGQGFRARILGFDPGVDATTMHAAGIEKVDDLHSMLRACDFVSIHCVLNDRTRGLIGKAELACLKPSAIIVNVSRGALIDEVALVEAVTSGRIGGAGLDVYSVEPLTTSGHPMSALFGRDNVILFPHLTFFTHEAMRRLEEDTLARCFEVLEGRPVTVRSSDPRLRAQTTGVSFR from the coding sequence ATGAAGGCCGTTCGCACCGACAGGGAACTCGAATGCCCAGGCATCGATGCGGGCTTGCGGGCGAGGGGCGTTGAACTGGTGACGCTGCCGGACGGTATTCCTGAGGCCGATCTCATGGAAGCGGTCGCTGACGCCGATCTGCTGCTGATGTGCTACACGCCGATCACCGCTGGGGTGATCGAGGCGGCGCCTAGATTGAAAGGCATCGTCAAATATGGCGTCGGCATCGATGCCATCGACATCCCTGCAGCGATGCGGCGCGGCATTCCCGTCGTCAACGTGCCTGAATATGCCGAGGAAACCGTAGCCGAGGGCGCCTTCGCGCTGATGATCGCACTCGCCAAGCGGCTGCCTGCCGTCACGGCGGCGGTGTCGCGCGATGGCTGGGTCTGGCCCGAACGGCGCTGGCTGGGACGCGATATTTCCGGCGCCACGCTTGGGCTGGTCGGTTGTGGCAAGATCGGCCGCAGCATGGCGCGCATGGCCGGGCAGGGGTTTCGCGCTCGCATTCTCGGCTTCGATCCCGGTGTCGATGCCACAACGATGCACGCTGCCGGCATCGAGAAGGTCGACGACCTCCACAGCATGCTTCGTGCCTGCGACTTTGTTTCCATCCATTGCGTGCTGAACGACAGGACGCGCGGCCTGATCGGCAAGGCCGAACTCGCTTGCCTGAAGCCTTCAGCCATCATCGTCAACGTCTCGCGTGGCGCGCTGATCGACGAGGTCGCGCTTGTCGAGGCTGTCACATCGGGGCGCATTGGCGGCGCCGGGCTCGATGTCTATTCGGTGGAGCCACTGACGACGTCAGGCCACCCGATGAGCGCGCTTTTCGGTCGCGACAATGTGATCCTTTTTCCGCATCTCACCTTCTTCACGCATGAGGCGATGCGCCGGCTGGAAGAGGACACACTCGCCCGCTGCTTCGAGGTTCTCGAGGGCCGGCCGGTGACTGTCCGCTCGTCGGATCCACGGCTACGGGCGCAGACGACGGGCGTGTCCTTCCGCTGA
- the pbfA gene encoding (R)-1-hydroxy-2-aminoethylphosphonate ammonia-lyase, protein MAAIAELVHTEGDSNTTAARGRWDAGQDDPRIRGLLDRDAAAFMHQSLSSPCLSTIAKAEGIWIEDTAGRRFMDFHGNSVHHLGYGHPRLVAAIKAQLDDLCFAPRRFTCEPAVELAERLAVLAPGDLGKVLFTTGGSDAIEVALKIARAATGRFKTVSFWDAFHGAGFGAASVGGEATFRSHIAGPMMTGTEHVAPWDGYRCPYGHDSLEASGLACANMIAYVLGREQDVAAVVAEPMRATPNPPPSGFWKRVREACDRHGTLLIFDEIPTGLGKTGKFFAHEHDGVTPDIVVLGKSLGGGILPIAAVIARGDLDVTGGFAIGHYTHEKNPVTTRAALTTIDIILEEGLVERAAELGRHMLGRMQDLMARSPHVGDVRGRGLMVGVELVEDRATRQPARDLAERVFYACLEQGLSFKVSQGNVLTLSPPLVISKTDLDRALDIVEHAVLAA, encoded by the coding sequence ATGGCCGCGATAGCTGAGCTTGTGCATACCGAAGGCGATTCCAACACAACGGCGGCGCGCGGCCGCTGGGATGCCGGACAGGACGATCCCCGGATCCGCGGCCTGCTTGATCGCGACGCGGCCGCCTTCATGCACCAGAGCCTGTCCAGCCCCTGTCTTTCGACGATCGCCAAGGCTGAGGGAATCTGGATCGAGGACACCGCCGGCCGCCGCTTCATGGATTTCCATGGCAACAGCGTGCATCACCTCGGCTATGGCCATCCAAGGCTGGTCGCCGCGATCAAGGCGCAGCTCGATGACCTCTGCTTCGCGCCACGCCGATTCACCTGCGAGCCGGCCGTCGAACTGGCGGAGAGGCTGGCCGTGCTGGCGCCCGGCGATCTCGGCAAGGTGCTGTTCACCACCGGCGGCTCGGACGCGATCGAGGTCGCGCTGAAGATCGCGCGCGCCGCGACCGGCCGCTTCAAGACGGTGTCGTTCTGGGATGCCTTCCACGGCGCCGGCTTCGGTGCGGCAAGCGTCGGCGGCGAGGCGACCTTCCGCTCGCACATCGCCGGCCCGATGATGACCGGCACCGAGCATGTCGCGCCCTGGGACGGCTATCGCTGCCCCTATGGTCACGATTCCCTGGAAGCGTCGGGGCTCGCTTGCGCCAACATGATCGCCTATGTGCTTGGCCGCGAGCAGGATGTGGCGGCGGTCGTCGCCGAGCCGATGCGCGCGACGCCCAACCCGCCGCCGTCCGGCTTCTGGAAACGGGTGCGCGAGGCCTGCGACCGGCATGGCACGCTGCTGATCTTCGACGAGATTCCGACCGGGCTTGGCAAGACCGGCAAGTTCTTCGCCCACGAGCATGATGGCGTGACGCCCGACATCGTCGTTCTCGGCAAGTCGCTGGGCGGCGGCATCCTGCCGATCGCCGCCGTCATCGCGCGCGGCGATCTCGACGTCACCGGCGGCTTCGCCATCGGCCACTACACCCATGAAAAGAACCCGGTAACGACACGCGCGGCACTGACGACGATCGACATCATCCTGGAAGAAGGGCTGGTCGAGCGCGCCGCGGAACTCGGTCGGCATATGCTGGGCCGCATGCAGGATCTGATGGCGCGTTCGCCTCATGTCGGCGACGTCAGGGGCAGGGGGCTTATGGTCGGTGTCGAGCTCGTCGAGGACCGCGCCACGCGCCAGCCGGCACGCGACCTCGCCGAACGTGTCTTCTATGCGTGCCTGGAGCAGGGGCTGAGCTTCAAGGTCAGCCAGGGCAACGTGCTGACGCTGTCGCCGCCGCTGGTCATTTCGAAAACGGATCTCGACCGCGCGCTCGACATCGTCGAACACGCCGTACTGGCGGCCTGA
- the phnY gene encoding phosphonoacetaldehyde dehydrogenase produces MTKLDTSIKVRHEPMRIAGRKVDADDVVPVHYPYTNAVIGTVPAGRAEHARKAFEIAAGYKSKLTRYERQQILFRTAEALASRREEISDLITLELGISKTDSLYEVGRAYDVFTLSAQMCIQDDGQIFSCDLTPHGKARKIFTIREPLKAISAITPFNHPLNMVSHKVAPAIATNNCVVVKPTELTPMTALLLADILYEAGLPPEMLSVVTGWPADIGNEMITNENIDLITFTGGVPVGKMIARTAGYKRQVLELGGNDPLIILNDLSDDDLAKAADLAVAGATKNSGQRCTAVKRILVQESVADRFVPLVLERAKKIRFGDPMDRSTDLGTVVHEKAAALFEARVHMAAEQGAEILYNPGRKGALLPPIVVDRVPHTSELVMEETFGPIIPIVRAPDDDEALIALSNSTAFGLSSGVCTNSFPRMQKYIAGLQVGTVNIWEVPGYRIEMSPFGGIKDSGNGYKEGVIEAMKSYTNVKTFSLPWS; encoded by the coding sequence ATGACCAAGCTCGATACTTCGATCAAAGTCCGCCACGAACCGATGCGCATAGCTGGTCGCAAGGTCGACGCCGATGATGTCGTCCCGGTCCATTACCCTTACACCAATGCAGTTATCGGCACCGTGCCGGCCGGTCGCGCCGAACACGCGCGAAAAGCGTTCGAGATCGCCGCCGGCTACAAGTCGAAGCTGACGCGCTACGAGCGCCAGCAGATCCTGTTTCGCACGGCGGAAGCGCTGGCGTCGCGCCGGGAAGAAATATCCGATCTCATCACGCTCGAACTCGGCATCTCCAAGACCGACTCGCTCTATGAAGTCGGCCGTGCCTATGACGTGTTCACGCTGTCGGCGCAGATGTGCATCCAGGATGACGGCCAGATCTTCTCCTGCGACCTGACCCCGCACGGCAAGGCGCGCAAGATCTTCACCATACGCGAGCCGCTGAAGGCGATCTCCGCAATCACACCCTTCAACCATCCGCTCAACATGGTCTCGCACAAGGTGGCGCCGGCCATCGCCACCAACAATTGCGTGGTGGTGAAGCCGACCGAACTGACGCCGATGACGGCGCTTTTGCTGGCCGACATTCTCTATGAGGCTGGGTTGCCGCCGGAAATGCTGTCGGTGGTCACCGGCTGGCCGGCCGACATTGGCAACGAGATGATCACCAACGAGAACATCGACCTGATCACCTTCACCGGCGGCGTGCCGGTCGGCAAGATGATCGCCCGCACCGCGGGCTACAAGCGCCAGGTGCTGGAACTCGGCGGTAACGATCCGCTGATCATCCTCAACGATCTCTCTGACGACGATCTCGCCAAAGCGGCCGATCTCGCGGTCGCGGGTGCGACGAAAAACTCCGGCCAGCGCTGCACGGCGGTCAAGCGCATCCTCGTCCAGGAAAGCGTCGCCGACCGCTTCGTGCCACTGGTGCTGGAGCGGGCGAAGAAGATCCGCTTCGGCGACCCGATGGACCGATCGACCGACCTTGGCACCGTGGTGCACGAAAAGGCTGCTGCACTGTTCGAAGCGCGCGTTCACATGGCGGCCGAGCAAGGTGCCGAAATCCTCTACAATCCGGGCCGGAAGGGCGCGCTGCTGCCGCCGATCGTCGTCGATCGCGTGCCGCACACATCCGAACTGGTGATGGAAGAGACGTTCGGGCCGATCATCCCGATCGTGCGGGCGCCGGACGATGACGAGGCGCTGATCGCGCTGTCCAATTCGACCGCCTTCGGCCTGTCGTCGGGCGTCTGCACCAACTCGTTTCCCCGCATGCAGAAATACATTGCCGGGCTGCAGGTCGGCACGGTCAACATCTGGGAAGTGCCGGGCTACCGCATCGAGATGTCGCCCTTCGGCGGTATCAAGGATTCGGGCAATGGCTACAAGGAAGGCGTCATCGAGGCGATGAAGAGCTATACCAATGTGAAGACATTTTCACTGCCCTGGTCCTGA
- the phnA gene encoding phosphonoacetate hydrolase → MNQMSPINVAVNGRTYAWPRVPAIAICLDGCEPAYLDEAIKAGLMPALARIKQKGTVRMAHSVIPSFTNPNNLSIATGRPPSVHGICGNYLYERETGKEVMMNDPRFLRAPTIFQAFYDAGAKVAVVTAKDKLRALLGKGLAFDQGRALCFSAEKSDTTTKAEHGIDNASKHFGLPVPEVYSAELSEFVFAAGVQLLKEFRPDIMYLTTTDYVQHKYAPGVPQANAFYEMFDKYLTELDALGAAIVVTADHGMKPKHKADGSPAVVYVQDLLDEWLGENAARVILPITDPYVVHHGALGSFATAYLPDGADQAGIMARLAEIDGIMLVVDSPTACERFELPADRIGDIVLISTENMTIGTSEHRHDLAALNEPLRSHGGLTEQTVPFIVNRVLPDLPNEPTLRNFDAFYYATMAAAQA, encoded by the coding sequence ATGAACCAGATGTCTCCCATCAATGTCGCGGTCAACGGCCGCACCTACGCCTGGCCGCGTGTGCCGGCCATCGCCATCTGCCTTGACGGCTGCGAGCCGGCCTATCTCGATGAAGCGATCAAGGCCGGGCTGATGCCGGCCCTGGCCAGGATCAAGCAGAAGGGCACGGTGCGCATGGCGCACTCAGTCATTCCGAGCTTCACGAACCCCAACAATCTGTCGATCGCCACCGGCCGCCCGCCATCAGTGCACGGCATCTGCGGCAACTATCTCTACGAGCGCGAGACCGGCAAGGAAGTGATGATGAACGACCCGCGCTTCCTGCGCGCGCCGACCATTTTCCAGGCCTTCTACGATGCCGGCGCCAAGGTCGCGGTGGTGACCGCAAAGGACAAATTGCGCGCGCTGCTCGGCAAGGGCCTTGCCTTCGACCAGGGCCGCGCGCTGTGCTTCTCGGCCGAAAAATCGGACACCACGACCAAGGCCGAGCACGGCATCGACAACGCCTCGAAGCATTTCGGGCTGCCGGTGCCGGAGGTCTATTCGGCCGAATTGTCGGAGTTTGTCTTCGCCGCCGGCGTCCAGCTGCTGAAGGAATTCCGCCCCGACATCATGTACCTGACGACCACCGACTATGTGCAGCATAAATATGCGCCGGGCGTGCCGCAGGCCAACGCCTTCTATGAGATGTTCGACAAATACCTGACCGAGCTCGATGCGCTGGGCGCGGCCATCGTCGTCACCGCTGACCATGGCATGAAGCCCAAGCACAAGGCGGACGGTTCGCCCGCCGTCGTCTATGTCCAGGACCTTCTGGATGAATGGCTGGGCGAGAATGCCGCCCGCGTCATCCTGCCGATCACCGATCCTTATGTCGTCCACCACGGCGCGCTCGGCTCCTTCGCCACCGCCTATCTGCCTGATGGCGCCGACCAGGCCGGCATCATGGCGCGGCTGGCTGAGATCGACGGCATCATGCTGGTCGTCGACAGCCCGACGGCCTGCGAGCGTTTCGAACTGCCGGCCGACCGCATCGGCGACATCGTGCTGATCTCGACCGAGAACATGACGATCGGCACCAGCGAACACCGCCACGATCTGGCCGCGCTCAACGAACCGCTGCGCTCGCATGGCGGGCTGACCGAGCAGACGGTGCCGTTCATCGTCAATCGCGTGCTGCCGGACCTGCCGAACGAGCCGACCCTGCGCAATTTCGACGCCTTCTACTACGCCACCATGGCGGCCGCGCAGGCTTGA
- a CDS encoding 2-aminoethylphosphonate--pyruvate transaminase, which yields MLAETKFAAAKPLDKPALGEPYLLTPGPLTTAYSVKQAMLRDWGSWDSDFRAMTADMRHRLLALTGDANGEFDCVPMQGSGSFCVEAMLGSFVPKDGKVLVLANGAYGLRAAQTMQYLSRAYTLIDKGDYLPPRGDEVAAALEADPAITHVIAIHCETSSGILNPVAEIAEAVHARGRKLLVDSMSAFGAVALDVNEIRYEAMVSSANKCIEGVPGFGFIIARKSELEATKGRSHSLSLDVHAQWAHMNKTGQWRYTPPTHVVAAFLEALRQHEAEGGVAGRGARYTRNRDVMVAGMRELGFETLLKDRWLSPIIVTFFNPAHANFAFDRFYELMKDKGFIIYPGKLTVVDSFRVGCIGQMDEHVMRRVVEAAAQSLKEMGVDTAAPPAAAIAERAKLAA from the coding sequence ATGCTCGCCGAGACGAAATTTGCCGCAGCAAAGCCGCTGGACAAGCCTGCGCTGGGCGAGCCCTATCTTCTGACTCCGGGTCCGCTCACCACGGCCTATTCAGTCAAGCAGGCCATGCTGCGCGACTGGGGGTCGTGGGACAGCGATTTTCGCGCCATGACCGCCGACATGCGACACCGCCTGCTGGCGCTGACCGGTGACGCCAACGGCGAGTTCGACTGCGTGCCGATGCAAGGCAGCGGTTCCTTCTGCGTCGAGGCGATGCTGGGCTCGTTCGTGCCGAAGGATGGCAAGGTTCTGGTCCTGGCCAATGGCGCCTATGGTCTGCGCGCCGCCCAGACCATGCAGTATCTCAGTCGCGCCTATACGCTGATCGACAAGGGCGATTACCTGCCGCCGCGCGGTGACGAGGTGGCGGCCGCTCTTGAGGCCGACCCCGCCATCACCCATGTGATCGCCATCCATTGCGAGACCAGCTCCGGCATCCTCAACCCGGTCGCCGAGATCGCCGAGGCCGTCCATGCCAGGGGGCGCAAGCTGCTGGTCGATTCCATGAGCGCCTTCGGCGCCGTCGCGCTCGACGTCAACGAGATCCGCTACGAGGCGATGGTCTCGTCCGCCAACAAATGCATCGAGGGCGTGCCCGGCTTCGGCTTCATCATAGCCCGCAAGAGCGAGCTCGAGGCCACCAAGGGCCGCAGCCACTCGCTGTCGCTCGACGTCCATGCGCAGTGGGCGCACATGAACAAGACCGGCCAGTGGCGCTATACGCCGCCGACGCATGTCGTCGCCGCCTTCCTGGAGGCGCTGCGCCAGCATGAGGCCGAAGGCGGTGTCGCCGGTCGTGGCGCCCGTTACACCAGGAACCGCGACGTGATGGTGGCCGGTATGCGCGAGCTCGGCTTCGAGACTTTGCTCAAGGATCGCTGGCTGTCGCCGATCATCGTCACCTTCTTCAACCCGGCCCATGCCAACTTCGCCTTCGACCGCTTCTACGAGCTGATGAAGGACAAGGGGTTCATCATCTATCCGGGCAAGCTCACGGTCGTGGACTCCTTCCGTGTCGGCTGCATCGGCCAGATGGACGAGCATGTCATGCGCCGCGTCGTCGAGGCGGCGGCGCAATCACTGAAGGAAATGGGCGTCGACACCGCCGCTCCACCCGCCGCGGCTATCGCCGAGCGCGCCAAACTTGCCGCCTGA
- a CDS encoding LysR substrate-binding domain-containing protein, with product MRYVQLRAFHQVAISGGFSRAAEALFLTQPAISDQVRKLEEEYDVLLFNRNKKQVTLTHSGQKLLEITHRMFDTEQQALELLTESRALRSGTLRIVADAAHHLLHILGGFRARYPGVQVSVRSGNTETVISSLYSYDADIGVLGEVPAGRDFEVLKLNSTPIIAFTSVDHPLSGTKSLTLKQLAQESLVMRERGSKTRQKLEDLAAGSKVELRPSIEAEGREAVREIVASGAGIGFVSAAEFGQDSRLVPITIDAPETLMDEALICLRERSGGKLVRAFLDMARSMSAD from the coding sequence ATGCGTTACGTTCAGCTGCGGGCCTTTCATCAGGTGGCAATCTCCGGCGGTTTTTCGCGGGCCGCCGAGGCGTTGTTCCTGACCCAGCCGGCCATCTCCGACCAGGTGCGCAAGCTCGAGGAAGAGTATGACGTCCTGCTGTTCAACCGGAACAAGAAACAGGTCACGCTGACGCATTCGGGCCAGAAGCTGCTCGAAATAACCCACCGCATGTTCGACACCGAACAGCAGGCGCTCGAACTCCTGACCGAGTCGCGGGCGCTGCGCTCCGGTACGCTGCGCATCGTCGCCGATGCCGCGCATCATCTGCTTCACATCCTCGGCGGCTTCCGGGCTCGCTATCCCGGCGTGCAGGTTTCAGTCCGCTCCGGCAACACCGAGACGGTGATCAGCAGCCTTTACAGCTACGATGCCGACATCGGCGTGCTTGGCGAAGTGCCGGCCGGGCGTGATTTCGAGGTGCTGAAACTGAACTCGACGCCAATCATCGCCTTCACCTCCGTCGATCACCCGCTGTCGGGGACGAAATCACTGACGCTCAAGCAACTCGCGCAGGAATCGCTGGTGATGCGCGAGCGCGGCTCGAAGACGCGCCAGAAGCTCGAAGACCTGGCTGCAGGTTCAAAGGTCGAGCTCAGACCTTCGATCGAGGCCGAGGGCCGCGAAGCCGTCCGCGAAATCGTCGCATCGGGCGCCGGCATCGGCTTCGTCTCGGCGGCCGAATTCGGCCAGGATTCTCGACTGGTCCCGATCACCATCGATGCTCCCGAAACCTTGATGGACGAAGCGCTGATCTGCCTGCGCGAACGCAGCGGCGGCAAACTCGTGCGCGCCTTCCTCGACATGGCGCGCTCGATGTCGGCGGATTAG